A window from Suncus etruscus isolate mSunEtr1 chromosome 18, mSunEtr1.pri.cur, whole genome shotgun sequence encodes these proteins:
- the APOBEC2 gene encoding C->U-editing enzyme APOBEC-2, which yields MAQKEEASQAAAASASQNGEELENLEDPEKLKELIDLPPFEIVTGERLPVNYFKFQFRNVEYSSGRNKTFLCYVIEVQNKGGQVQASRGYLEDEHATAHAEEAFFNTVLPTFDPALKYNVTWYVSSSPCAVCADRIIRTLGKTKNLRLLILVGRLFMWEEPEIQAALRKLREAGCRLRIMKPQDFEYVWQNFVEQEEGESKAFQPWEDIQENFLYYEEKLADILK from the exons ATGGCTCAGAAGGAAGAGGCTTCTCAGGCCGCAGCAGCGTCTGCTTCTCAAAATGGGGAGGAGCTGGAGAACTTGGAGGATCCTGAGAAGCTTAAGGAGCTGATTGATCTGCCGCCTTTTGAGATCGTCACAGG GGAACGGTTGCCAGTCAACTATTTCAAGTTTCAGTTCCGGAATGTGGAGTACAGTTCTGGACGAAACAAGACCTTCCTTTGCTACGTGATAGAAGTGCAGAACAAGGGAGGCCAAGTACAGGCATCCCGGGGCTACCTTGAGGATGAGCATGCCACAGCTCACGCTGAGGAAGCCTTCTTCAACACCGTCCTGCCAACGTTTGACCCAGCCCTGAAGTACAATGTCACCTGGTACGTTTCCTCTAGCCCCTGCGCAGTTTGTGCTGACCGCATCATCCGAACCCTTGGCAAGACCAAGAACCTGCGCCTGCTCATCCTGGTGGGACGCCTATTTATGTGGGAAGAACCTGAGATCCAGGCAGCCCTGAGGAAGCTGAGGGAGGCTGGCTGCAGACTCCGCATCATGAAGCCCCAGGACTTCGAGTATGTCTGGCAGAATTTTGTGGAGCAAGAGGAAGGCGAATCTAAGGCCTTTCAGCCCTGGGAGGACATTCAGGAGAACTTCCTGTACTATGAGGAGAAATTGGCAGACATCCTTAAGTAG
- the OARD1 gene encoding ADP-ribose glycohydrolase OARD1, whose protein sequence is MAGNSKEDPEGSRITYVKGDLFACPKTDSLAHCISEDCRMGAGIAVLFKKKFGGVQDLLSQQKKSGEVAVLKRDERFIYYLITKKRVSHKPTYETLQKSLEAMKSHCLQNGVTDLSMPRIGCGLDGLQWEKVSEMIEEVFEATDIKITVYTL, encoded by the exons ATGGCCGGAAACTCCAAGGAAGATCCGGAGGGAAGCAGA ATCACTTATGTCAAAGGAGATCTTTTTGCATGCCCCAAAACAGACTCTTTAGCCCACTGTATCAGTGAGGATTGTCGGATGGGTGCTGGAATAGCTGTTCTCTTCAAGAAGAAATTTGGAGGGGTGCAGGATCTATTAAGTCAAc AAAAGAAATCTGGAGAAGTGGCTGTTCTGAAGAGAGATGAGCGATTCATATATTACTTG ATTACAAAAAAAAGGGTTTCACACAAGCCAACTTACGAAACCTTGCAGAAGAGTTTAGAAGCCATGAAGTCTCATTGTCTGCAGAATGGAGTCACAGACCTCTCCATGCCCAG gATTGGATGTGGTCTTGATGGTCTTCAATGGGAAAAAGTATCTGAAATGATTGAGGAAGTGTTTGAAGCAACAGACATAAAAATTACTGTGTACACACTCTGA